The Aphis gossypii isolate Hap1 chromosome 3, ASM2018417v2, whole genome shotgun sequence genome includes a region encoding these proteins:
- the LOC114128522 gene encoding histone acetyltransferase KAT2B-like — protein sequence MENSKEDLIIKMSKHYPCQVLRCACIGYVYDDNSKEPGLTYDCQNCKHKIFDHISHLKNDSDNKLIAFMNLIEDFEYIHTLIDCESKLHTSDRRGVLLEQCKNVLLDDIMQLVNPNSISTKALAEIPPFQSPTIIWILKNFCMHMFFPNTHNLKLGFEITKLFLKHFDQWVWCTPEELLAFDKSHYMYSYEYYYQRYQKNCLIPNSIQSIMKSKYTSSMIFGQDVLKYTLKVFRVSFTKWYQNESRNCSYAKKAFYIYSLPKYLNLLECEVYAFDSPIWGLNYTNDTFPKSMLDNLNSKMDDMIQFELNEAIMSSKIRGKMDPLFLVTGVPDKRYLGLQNYDFQAINKILDALKIIDVGPNTTLKSFIKEERIQSKPGIEMIVIDGETNCTKSIFCRKVLKNMYLTQLPRLPDACISRLETDKKIKILAMLEDGVPIGGIYFYTYDSQGFSEIILCLFKVDLHVYGYEAQIMTYFKDLNIQHNILDLLVYADRETFGYFKNHNFSPYVKLLRTKYNSYITHYENYKLMHCILKKK from the exons ATGGAGAATTCTAAAGAGGATCTAATAATTAAGATGTCAAAGCATTATCCGTGTCAG gttTTAAGATGTGCCTGCATTGGATACGTGTATGATGATAATAGTAAAGAACCAGGGCTTACATATGATTGTCaaaattgtaaacataaaatat ttgatCATATCtcacatttgaaaaatgattcagataataaattaattgcttTCATGAATTTAATAGAAGATTTTGAATACATACACACTTTAATAGATTGTGAATCAAAGTTGCATACTAGTGATAGAAGAGGTGTTTTACTAGaacaatgtaaaaatgttctacttgat GATATAATGCAATTAGTTAATCCTAATTCAATTTCAACCAAAGCTTTAGCTGAAATACCACCATTCCAGTCTCCAACTATAATTTGGATTTTAAAGAACTTTTGCATGCATATGTTTTTTCCTAATACCCat aatTTGAAACTTGGATTTGAAATCACTAAATTATTCTTGAAACATTTTGATCAATGGGTATGGTGTACACCTGAGGAACTTCTAGCTTTTGATAAATCTCATTACATGTAcagttatgaatattattatcagag GTACCAAAAGAATTGTCTTATTCCCAATTCTATTCAAtcaataatgaaatcaaaatatacaagCAGTATGATATTTGGTCaagatgttttaaaatatactctaaAAGTATTTAGAGTATCTTTTACAAAGTGGTATCAAAACGAATCAAGAAATTGTAGTTACGCTAAAAAAGCATTTTACATCTACTCTTTGccaaa ataTTTGAATCTATTAGAATGTGAAGTGTATGCTTTTGATTCACCCATATGGGGCTTAAATTATACGAATGACACTTTTCCTAAATCAATGTTAG ataatttgaaTTCCAAAATGGATGATATGattcaatttgaattaaacGAAGCTATAATGAGTTCCAAAATACGAGGAAAAATGGatccattatttttagtaactgg agTGCCAGATAAAAGATATCTTGGATtgcaaaattatgattttcaagcaattaacaaaattttggACGCTCTTAAGATTATAGATGTTGGTCCCAACACTACTTtgaag AGTTTCATAAAAGAGGAGAGAATTCAAAGCAAACCTGGTATAGAAATGATAGTAATTGATGGCGAAACAAATTGtactaaatctatattttgccgcaaagtgttaaaaaatatgtacctaactCAATTGCCACGACTTCCAGATGCATGTATTTCAAGATTGGAAACAgataa aaaaataaaaatactagctATGCTGGAAGACGGTGTTCCTATTGGTGGTATATATTTCTACACATATGACTCTCAAGGATTctctgaaataatattatgtttgttcaaAGTCGATTTACATGTTTATGGATATGAGGCTCAAATAATGACTTATTTTAAGGacttaaatatacaacataatatattagatttactGGTTTATGCTGATAGAGAAACATTTG gatattttaaaaatcataattttagtcCATATGTGAAACTCCTAaggacaaaatataatagttatataacacattatgAAAATTACAAGTTGATGCATTGCATATTAAAGaagaaatga
- the LOC114122828 gene encoding uncharacterized protein LOC114122828 — protein sequence MPIDARTILKSNMENKSVQVIAVNPGYYYHFGLGLAIKHHFCLNPIINIDIIQIVIGIDGLPLSKSSSSQFWPILGYIRPFKDSVFLIGLYWGHEKPKDSNEFLNEFVVETKNLLLNGLNIDGTIKQIQIDGFCLDTPAKSFILKIKGHAGFDSCTRCLEEGEYLKNRICFPYSSNSVKRTHNDYLVRKYEEHHVGHTISILSDLPINIINSFGLDYMHLTCLGLMRKLLHLWINNGPLNVRLQSSVSKQLSSSLLNLRSYIPCEFSRKPRGINELKRFKATELRQLLIYTDYVDYWCFIEEDCVEIVPAFWFKNGLCAWPKKNVNQRTNPNDIEFNYYKARALSKDIESLQVARSRLVRAEDTSELSSYDFDKSTRRKRHQKHISSDDESERDYQMKSLNSKTKKKKDSKHGNSSQFILDPSVFQNNDVDINHKKTIEDDNYDKDNIPSSQQAYNITNETSDNTHSNIFDSCNSVLISPSGKWKVTTVNNEETDFISSRKKLDFDHTPFTTNDLKKDTLYSSTPSLKKCFSITGNASKPHQTYDDNNTKVSVQLSQSTLLSPLKTPSTNLGLKYKTDQNSNKTKKQHQESNQIAGLIDTVHQLIRTTSNLRFEIRELAKKMDTMDQRLNDTIVNTSSAVHENNDLSDESSWDLPLTTIENLELFEEKLSDKLFRKKVINELSRYERSTIAETTRQITSKIFHNNLLSQFSYHGQKHKRVFSVLNSCSLIFSTVRSVRKYNCCPDIDISKPLKIYMANAKAREENKQRKNKDLISNLS from the exons ATGCCAATAGATGCtcgtacaattttaaagtcaAATATGGAAAACAAATCTGTACAAGTAATTGCTGTTAATCcaggatattattatcattttggtTTGGGTTTAGCTATTAAACATCATTTTTGTCTTAatccaattattaatattgatataattcagATTGTGATTGGAATAGATGGTCTACCACTTTCCAAAAGTAGCTCCAGCCAATTTTGGCCAATATTAGGTTATATTCGTCCATTTAAAGATTCTGTTTTTCTTATTGGTTTGTACTGGGGCCATGAGAAACCTAAGGATtccaatgaatttttaaatgaatttgttGTAGAAACCAAAAATTTACTACTTAatggtttaaatattgatggtacgattaaacaaatacaaattgatGGCTTTTGTTTAGACACACCTgctaaaagttttatattaaagattaaGGGACATGCTGGATTTGATTCTTGTACAAGGTGCCTTGAAGAGGGAgagtacttaaaaaatagaatttgttTCCCTTATTCCTCAAATTCAGTTAAACGCAcacataatgattatttagtaAGAAAATATGAGGAACATCATGTAGGACAtacaatttctatattatctGATTTGCCTATTAACATCATAAATTCATTTGGTCTTGACTATATGCACCTCACTTGTCTTGGTCTTATGCGTAAGCTGCTCCATTTATGGATCAATAATGGTCCATTAAATGTTAGACTTCAAAGTTCAGTATCAAAACAGTTGTCATCATCTCTTTTGAATTTAAGATCATATATACCATGTGAATTTTCTCGTAAACCAAGAGGAATTAATGAGTTAAAAAGGTTTAAAGCCACTGAATTACGACAACTGTTAATATACACTG attatgtggACTATTGGTGTTTTATTGAAGAGGACTGTGTTGAAATTGTACCGGCATTTTGGTTCAAAAATGGGCTTTGTGCTTggcctaaaaaaaatgtgaaccaACGCACAAATCCTaatgatattgaatttaattattataaagctaGAGCTCTATCTAAAgatattg aaagtCTACAAGTAGCACGATCAAGACTAGTTCGTGCTGAAGATACTTCAGAACTTTCATCTTACGATTTTGATAAGTCTACTCGACGCAAGCGTCATCAAAAACATATATCATCAGATGATGAATCAGAGCGTGACTATCAGATGAAGAGTCTTAAtagtaaaaccaaaaaaaagaaagattcAAAACATGGAAATTCTTCACAGTTTATTCTAGATCCTTCtgtgtttcaaaataatgatg tggacattaatcacaaaaaaactattgaagATGATAACTatgataaagataatattccaAGTTCTCAACaggcatataatataa ccaACGAGACAAGCGACAATAcccattcaaatatatttgatagctGTAATTCAGTGTTAATTTCTCCTTCTGGGAAATGGAAGGTTACTACAGTAAACAATGAGGAAACTGATTTTATATCAAGTAGAAAAAAACTTGATTTTGACCATACACCATTTACAaccaatgatttaaaaaaagatacttTATATTCATCAACtccttcattaaaaaaat gtttttCAATCACTGGCAATGCATCAAAACCGCACCAGACTTATGATGATAACAACACTAAAGTATCCGTTCAACTCTCACAATCTACATTGTTGTCACCACTAAAGACCCCAAGTACTAATCTTGGATTAAAATACA aaaCTGATCAAAATAgtaacaaaactaaaaaacagcATCAAGAATCAAATCAAATTGCTGGTCTTATTG ataCTGTTCATCAACTCATACGCACAACCAGTAATTTAAGATTTGAAATTAGAGAATTAGCTAAGAAAATGGATACTATGGATCAAAGACTTAATGATACTATTGTTAATACAAGTTCTGCAGtacatgaaaataatgatttgtcTGACGAGTCATCTTGGGATTTACCTCTTAcaacaattgaaaatttggagttatttgaagaaaaattatctgataaattgtttagaaagaaagtg ataaatgaACTATCAAGATATGAAAGATCAACTATAGCTGAAACTACTAGGCAAATAACATCAAAGATTTTTCACAATAACTTACTTTCACAATTTTCATATCATGGCCAAAAACATAAAAGAGTCTTTTCGGTTCTAAATTCATGTTCGCTCATATTTa GTACAGTTAGGAGCGTCAGAAAGTATAACTGCTGTCCAGATATAGACATATCTAAaccattgaaaatttatatggCCAATGCTAAAGCACGtgaagaaaataaacaaagaaaaaataaagaccttatttctaatttgagttaa